The Phacochoerus africanus isolate WHEZ1 chromosome 3, ROS_Pafr_v1, whole genome shotgun sequence genome window below encodes:
- the LOC125123044 gene encoding coiled-coil domain-containing protein 144B-like, whose product MDDNSPVGSQSVTTNQSSSRECGPMALIDTEKVHAGAKKKKYMLHDLCEPQLPENQESRKDSPEKYPHLKSPVVVKKSVPHKTVGTKALRMSRAECSAWDATGLARSNETCPRAGPLKMDDNSPVGSQSVTRNQSSSRECGPMALADEENPHVGTKEAKSKKHRLRGPCVSPLPQNQESKEDSVILLKNQDSVLSDDRLLQLKKSCYELLTGKMKEMQCKITGLQKELSETKVTPQLEHQKLEWQGEFCSMRVLRVTKKQNNCCQKTTCHRMKLPC is encoded by the exons ATGGATGATAACTCTCCCGTTGGGTCACAATCAGTGACCACAAATCAGTCATCATCCAGAGAATGTGGACCGATGGCCTTAATAGATACGGAGAAAGTTCATGCTGgagcaaaaaagaagaagtataTGCTCCATGACCTGTGTGAACCACAGCTGccagaaaaccaagaaagcagAAAAG atTCTCCTGAAAAATATCCTCATTTGAAG TCTCCTGTTGTGGTGAAAAAGTCTGTTCCTCATAAAACAGTTGGCACGAAGGCTTTGCGAATGTCCAGAGCAG AGTGTTCCGCTTGGGACGCTACCGGTTTGGCCCGCAGTAATGAGACTTGTCCAAGAGCCGGGCCCTTGAAAATGGATGATAACTCTCCTGTTGGGTCACAGTCTGTGACCAGAAATCAATCGTCATCCAGAGAATGTGGACCAATGGCCTTAGCAGATGAAGAAAACCCTCACGTGGGAACGAAGGAAGCGAAGAGTAAGAAGCACAGGCTCCGTGGCCCGTGTGTATCTCCGCTGCCCCAAAACCAAGAAAGCAAAGAAG ATTCTGTTATCCTCTTGAAAAATCAGGATTCAGTTCTTTCAGATGACAGATTACTACAACTTAAAAAAAGCTGCTATGAACTGCTtacaggaaaaatgaaagaaatgcaatGTAAGATCACTGGGTTACAAAAGGAGCTGTCAGAAACAAAAGTGACACCACAGTTAGAACACCAAAAACTGGAGTGGCAAGGAGAGTTCTGCAGTATGAG
- the LOC125121936 gene encoding ankyrin repeat domain-containing protein 26-like, producing the protein MSTLGISTGQTAEDYALLSGLPANHKLVSEYKERRLLRESPSLNGNSVCESSEEDSLSRFSNKPGADDPWPTSDKVLDFDAKSISESLPEKYADHLPGAAGQIGKVE; encoded by the exons ATGTCTACGCTGGGGATATCCACAGGACAGACTGCAGAAGACTATGCTCTTCTCAGTGGTCTTCCTGC caATCACAAGCTGGTTTCTGAATATAAAGAAAGAAGGCTACTACGTGAAAGTCCTTCTCTAAATGGCAACTCAG tgtgtGAGAGTTCTGAAGAAGACTCTTTAAGCAG GTTTTCCAACAAACCTGGTGCTGATGATCCATGGCCTACATCAGACAAAGTCCTTGATTTTGATGCCAAG AGTATCTCTGAGAGTCTTCCAGAGAAGTATGCTGATCATTTACCTGGAGCTGCAGGTCAAATAGGTAAAGTAGAGTAA